Genomic DNA from Ctenopharyngodon idella isolate HZGC_01 chromosome 1, HZGC01, whole genome shotgun sequence:
ttttttcagggttcttagatgaatataaagttcgaaagaacagcatttatttgatatagaaaattataaatgtatttactgtcactttcgatcaatttaatgcatccttgctgaatacaagtattaatttcatttaaaaaataaaatcgtactgaccccaaactttcgaGCAGTGGTGTATTTCAATCAGTTCTTGCATTCCTGGGATTCAAACCCATGAATTTGGCATCACTGAGCTACAGGAATATATCATTTGATTTATAACTAGATTCTTCAGTACTCCGTGTGTTGAAATTGTCTGTATTTATAGCAAACTACAATGCAACATTCAGGCAAAATGGAGCTGAACTTGTgttaaacactttattttttttctcttgtaaACACATGACCTCTCAAAACAGTTACAGACAAAAGGACAGAATAAGGAAAAGGTATCAGACAAGACATTTCCAGATATTCTGAATAAAAGCAGCAAGAGGTAAAAGTAAATTCATCTCTGGGTGACTATTTGTGTGGCTCATGTGCTTTTAAGAGTTAAAAAACAGTGCCGCAGAATGTTATTGCTCTATAAACTTCAAATCCTGTTGTGAAAGAGTGTAAAAATGTGATTGTGACAACAGTAGTTCCAGTTCTCTACTTTGGAAAAGAGCTGTTGGTTTTGGAGTGTCATTTATCCAACTTTTAATCAAATGGCCTGGATCAAACAGAACATACTTTCATAGTTTGTGTTGTCAGCATGAGACCGATTTGGCCGATGACAAACTCAACACTAATCTTTAATCCTAAGCAATTTTGTTTAAacgattagttcattttaaaatgaaaattaccccaagctttactcaacctcaagccatcctagatgtatatttgacttttcttctttctgatgaacacaatctgagttatattaataaatatcctgacgcatccaagctttagaATAGGGGTTGCACCGACTAATCGACTAGTCAACTAACTGACTTTAATGCTCTGCCATGACGCTTTAAGCATGACGTCGACTCGGAGCATTAAAGAGGGCGCAGCAGGATAAGAAATCTTTGAAGTCCATATTTACGCTCCGTATCCAAcagtaaatgacaaataaatgcttACTCCAAGAGCACTCCACAAGATATGTTTGATTATACCATCTGTATGCTCAATATTGATCGGATGAACGCACATTTTAAACAGCCTATTGTACACGCAAGTTAATCGCCGTTCTAAACTGCGCTGTTCGGTGATTTATCAGTAAAATAGCTTAGAAACTGAAAATAGCATATATTTCTTAGTAACTAAAACCCACTGCTTCACTATTAGTAAAGAGAAGCTGCCAGGTAGAATTAATTCATACACAATCGCTCTCTTACTAATGCAGTGGTTCCCagccacattcctggaggcccatCAACACTAcatattttgcatgtctcctttgtctgacacacccattttagATTTTTGACTtgctactaatgagctgatgatctgaatcggGTGTGTTTAAGGACACATGCAAAAAGTGCAGTGTTGgcgggcctccaggaatgtggttgggagCCACTtcactaatgcattcatataaatgtaatctttactgtgctactttatctgtatctgatctagaacgagcagaaatctgtgagaaatataacgacccaaagacaaaagaataaaaataagctGTTATGTAGGAGCAATATTTGTGGGCAGCGTCATATCATATGCCATAGCTGTGCACAAGGCAACCCGAGTTTGAGTCTCAGCTCGAGGTTCAGACTAAAgctgggtgcacactgtgcgatttataatagtcctttgcgattgttgcttgtcagactgtatgaACAttatcctcatgtcacactgtgggatctcagctgtcctatatgtcagactgtacgacagtcaagacgcGTTAAAAACATCAACTCACACACGTTCGGTgacagtgagctgcattacacgcggGACTGAAATGTTAGCTAACATAGAAATctctagtgttaattttgatcacagcttatcttgaaaaacaaagacaatttgacgtttgtcgtagaagtcacactgcaggactgtgcacCAAATCTAAAAGGtaaaaatttgtcattaatcagctgtcggtgaacatgtcaaactagcgatcaaagactacagatttttgcctaggattacaggaatcttttaggattctcaaaatttgtctcagacgaccaaatcgtggcTAAAATCGCACAGTGCGCGCCCGCCTTTAaggctcgttcacacagaacgcatgtttgctttcaaaagaaaagaaaaacgcAAGGTCTCGAGACTGATTTGAACTTGAGCGCCGCGTTTTAAGAATGCCGTGTCATGcacgagacgctgcaaaagacgcaagacAGGAGCACAACGGTCATACGTCTGTCTAGTGCTTgtttacacagaaaaacaatggaaaagcgcgttctgtgtgaacagcccatttgttcattaatgacaTCATCATCGACTAGTCGGTGTTGACTCGATTTGAATAAATGTCAACTTTAAAAAGTCTGAAGTCGTTCAACCCctactttataatggcagtgaacgggatcaacaagtatgaagctgaagaaagtgcctccaacCATCATAagcgtactccacatggctccggcgggataataaaggccttctgaagcgaagcgatgcgtttgtgtaaggaaaatatacatatttaacaagttacaaagtaaaatatctagcttccgccagaccgccttcatTTTACGGAAAAAATgcaaaactcttgcagttcactgccattataaagcttggatgcgtcaggatatttattaatatatctcagattgtgttcatcagaaagaagaaagtcatatacacctaggatggcttgagggtgagtaaagcttgggctaattttcattttaaagtcaactaatcctttaatatagaTATGAAGCTATAggagtgaatctcacaaaaacttCTCAGGAACATAAAAGTCATATTTCACCtacaattaaaaaggaaaatatatatattttgcctGTTTTATATGCATTAAAGTATTTGCATTATGACATTTTCTTGATGCACATTTTGCAACCCAATTCTCATTACCATAAAATTCATTCTCATGCCTCTCTcttactataatatatatatatatatatatacacatatatatatatatatataagtatgttTACATCATGTAATATTTGCATCTTTAATCAATGCTGATGCAAAAAGTACTTTCATTGCAGCAATGAGAATTATTTTTGAGAATAAAaagaatttcaaaaataaagtaaaaatttcagatgcattacagtaatgagaaattGAAGCTAAACGTGCTTTATTGTAaagaaaatacaacaaaaaatatcaaCTACCCTAAAAACAGGCCTCTGTTggtttaaacaaaatataatttcttattttcttttgattttgcaATGAAATGTGACCCAGTAACATTCTGTTTTAATTAAGATTCGCCCGCAAAATTTGTTCCAACTCAGTGTGTTCAGAAGCTCTCAACATTATTCAgagtcatttaaaatggacgATCATCTATATATGACATTCCCTCTCAGAGCTTCCAAAAGACATCTCAATGTGTGAAATTACAATCATAGGTGTGTCAGAGCACCCAGAGCATCATGAATGCAAGAATACTGCCTAGTAATGCGACTACAATCAGATTATGTGCTATTCATGACTGTACGAGCCACGGCTGTCGACGGTTTACCAGGTACTTCGCATTCACGGGCAGTGTGGAATGTGACAGGAGATTTAAACACCTAGAATTCCAAACATATACTGAGAGTTCTGCATGAGGAGGGCGTGTCTTTGAAGCTGTGTGTTCCAGTGGGTGTGGTCAAAGGACGCGGTGGGCGTGGCTCAGGCCTGCAGGTACTCCGGCTGTACCCGCGCGACCTTGCGAAACTCTTTGGCGTGCGTCCGAGGACACTGCATCTCACACCAACTGATGGGCACCATCTGAGCCCCTGTGGGAGGAGATTTCACACAGCATGAGTGACACGAGCGAAAGCGGCACTTTATTACAGCACACTACAGTTTGAACGCTCCCTCACCCGCCTCGCTGTGGGCCACGACCACGCCCAGCTCGTTCTCCGCCGTGGTCAGCAGGTAGTTGGACTGCACGTCGCCCAAAGAGATCTGACAGCCCAGGTCAAGGGTCATGAGCAACATTCAGGATACATTCAGTTGAACTTTTCATTTAGCATAAAGGATACCACTTTTGCAAGGACAATGTCGCCTGGCCTGAAGCTTTTGTACGTCTCCACCTGAAAAGAAGTACAACACATTTTCAGCAACTTGATACATGACATTTTGACCCTTCTAtgctttttggaaaaaaaaaaaaaaaacacattggcAGTTCACGATCATTTTTGACCGAGAACagtgaaaatgtcatttaatgaAATGATATAAAACTAATTTCCCTTAAGaagtaacaataaaaatatgcatttctttTGGAATTGAGGACATTCCACCTTAAAACAACAGAAATTCAATacatgatattttaatgaaagttaATTTCTCATGAGACTCACCTTATCTTTCTCTGTCGCTCTCACGTCTTCTTTTCTAGTGAAATCAAAGACAAATAGAGTTTAGTAGATTTTTTTACTTCTTTTATTGTTAATAACATGCATGACACTTTAAGCTCTTAATAgagatataaatgtaaaaattaaggCTTGATTGACGTATGAAACGTCCATACCTGATAGTGCCTCTGAACCGGTCTTTTAGTGGCGTTGACCCCACATATAAGATGTGGACTTTAGCAAATCGTGGGTTGATACTCGTCACCTGCAAAGAGCGACAATCACAGATCCAACAGAAATTTTAACATAATACTTCATGCagtaaatgaaaaagaaagaaagaatttcTGAACGGTCCGCTCGTAAtttgagtatttttttaatccttTATTAAACctcaaaaaataaacagaaatttttattgttaaacaCACCCAAATTCAAGCAGAATACACtaaaagagaaattaataataataacaatataggGTTGTATAATATTAAGGAAATGCAATTACctaatacacactaaaataTTATACACTAAtactaattttatataatttaatttagactttgcttttattttttagtacatacatgtacatatatatgaataatataaatatatattttacacacacacacactaatttataatttatactttgcttttattttataataaatatgcaaactataaattaaatacaattatttcatttaaaatgaataacattttcatttcattttaaaatgccacAAAACTTGGAGCaactttaataaatctgcattcCTGTACATAAAAGTTGcctaaaattgaaatattattgcacaAAAATTCAACCAATTTGTTTTGCATAAAAGCACCAAACCTAGTCATTTCAAACCTAAatccatttctttcttttgctgaacacaaaagaagatattttgaagaatgttgtctAAACAGTTTCAgatcccattgacttacattgtatttttttatccatacaatgtaagtcaatggggaccaaaactgtttagttatcaacattcttcaaaatatacaGAACACTCTCACCTTACAGGTGACGATGGCACCGACGTCAGGCAAAAGTTGTGCTTCTGTCTCCCTAACGACTGAAATCACCGGGAGCTATAAAGGAAAACTTCATGATTACATTATCAAGAAGCATGGACATTTAAGTCTTACAAATGAGTAAAACAGGTTCCGTTCCAAGCGAAATATCCATGAAAGCGACAGATGAACTGACCTCCTCTCCCTCGTTCTTTCTCAGCACGTATCCCGCGAGCGAAGCGAAGATGTAGCCGTGCCGCAGATACGTGCCGGTACCGGGGATACAATCCTCTGTGCTGCAGAGCCTTTCACCTGCATGAACGGCAGAAAACAACCATGAAACTTCAGATCATGAACAATAAGGCACTTACAATAGAAGTCTACAGGGCAAAAAAAACCtctgcacatcattatttttaaaattcatgtgccctcacaTTCttcaatcaaaataacttcctctccctcttgcagcgacatctcttctctgataacgtgtttactggcgcgagggcggggcaacctgtcactcacactcgctacattttttcttgttcgagaagccgtcaCTTTACACATTACGCGCGAGGATACCAGAAAGGAACTGTTTACATACTGGAATACAATgtttttatatactgtaatataatcattttaataatttctttgtttACAAAACTGCACTCTTTAAGCCTTCAATTACGTCTTTAAGCATTTAACCAGAAGTTCATCCGCTAAAGTAGTTCCACAGCTAAAAAGACGATATTACCTCAAATCACACATAAAACATTAAGGCAAGTGCATTAGAAAAATTTCAAGCTTCTACTTCAAACCCCGTCCTTACACTTGCTCCATTTAGTTTTATTGAAAGCGAATGCACgcgatttttttttccaaactgaAAGAGGAGCCTAAATTATTTTCTGTCACAGATGCAtagaaaatgaatttaaaactgTATCTCTTGGACTTCAAACAAATGAGCTTTTCGGAGGAAATCCAGGTGATCAAAACAACCCGAGTCTTTCATTAGCTGCGAGTTCGTGCAGAGGCACATATGTGTGTTTCAGGGCAGGTATGCATGACAGCAGCGCTCGCGCCCCGGGCGGTGGGCAGGGCTCGCCAAACGAGTCTTTAAACCCTACAAACACCTCCAGAACTACACTTATGTACAGCATATCAACTATACAGTATGGTCGCAAAGAGTTAAATCAACATAAGCTGTTTTTCACATATGTCGACTGAAGCTGAACATATATATAACGTCATAATAGTGCTGCGCGTGCGGATGATTCAGCCTTAAAGCAATGCACGCTGGCTGTACTGCACGTGAACGCTCCAGAGAGATCAAACTGTTCGGAACTTTTACCAACCACTTCAAAGTTCATAAGCTAAGCACAAATTGCCAAGCCATGCAATGATTATGTCGATAAACCCAAAAGGAAACGCAAATAGCAAGTTAATAACAGCGACCCACCTGGAACACACAGCTTCATGGGCGACATGTTTTCAAGAAGCGACAGTCGCGTTTTGATTGGCTAGTAGTAAGAGGGCAACTCGTGCACTGATTGGCCGCTTCATCATGTGCGGTTCAAGTAAACCGCCATATTTGTTGTGGCTGTAAATTAATTACTCTTGAAGAATTTAATGTCGAAAGGAAAAGGTTTGCACGTTACCCAACTAGTATTAAGTATAAGCAAAATACCTAACTCtgtaacttttaaaatataaaatgaaatatatttggAAAAAGCATATTTCCTAATAGCCTAATTCGACATGCCGTGTCAAAAATGGTAACGTACTCAAACCAGAGCAGTGATTTAAAATTCTCTCTACATTGCTTCAATTTATGCTTAAGGAATCAAATTAGGGAAAAAATGATCACAGCACTTTCTGCTCAGTAAGCGAACATTTATTAGGGGTTGCACATTAACTCACATAAGTGTACATAGACTGTCATTCAGTCGAGCAAAATAATTTCAACATCTGCTGTACAAGCGAAATGTAAAGGAACAGACAATGAGCATTTATTTTCTAGGGGCACAACGTTCAATATTTCCGTCATGGTGAATGTTTGCAGGGTCAAAATGCATTATACTTGACATGGACAACAGCAGGATTTTAACATACAGTGACATTTACCAcaaaaaaagtgacaaaataTGAACATAAACATCTCCAAAAATGCCCACAGGAATATAATCTGCTTTTAAATCACCAACCAAACTTATTTACTCTTGATGTAGGAGAATCCTAAAAACAAGCCACGTTACAGAGATCTTCTCGTGTGGGATATTTCAGGAGCATGTCTGTGTGGGTGAGCAGAGATATAGAGCAGCGGTACAATGCATGAATCACAGGAAGATGGGAAAACGCACCACTTCTGCAGCCCACCCGATCATTATTAATATATGCTGTTGCCAGGCAACAGCTGTCAAAGCGATGCCATCACAGACAAACATATGTGCCATCTTTTGAAATGTGCAGTCGTGGATTTTCAGTGCCGAGACTATATAAAGCTAAAATCCCTCCTAAACAAACTGTGGCTCAGTGTGActgcatatacacacatattcaaGCAGTAACATTTGAGTTTTATTAGCATGGTCCCGATTCAGAGCTTTAGGAAAGAAATGATTGGTCACTGGTTTGGTTCTAGGCTCACGGTAAAACACTGATCGCATTTTTGAGGAGGATTGTGGAAAATAAGAGACCGAATGCAGGACGTCTTGGCCTACTTCTTGGCTTTGCCCTGAGCAGCGACGGCCTCCATGGCTTTGCGGACAGTCTCTTCATCTCCCAGGAACTGCATGGGCTTCACGGGCTTCAGGTTCTTGTCCAGCTCATAAAGGATGGGAATTCCTGTGGGAAGGTTCAGCTCCATAATCGCCTCCTCTGACATACCTGGAAGAGACACATCAGAACCATCCAATCAAATGCAGGCATATATAAAACGCTGGTGCTTGCCAGGGTCTTGccatgcagttgctaaggtgtttaaAAAAACTGCTACCCGTTTGTTTTTTCCAGAGGCTAGCATattcacagtggaggagggacgggacaaatacaacaccaaCCAACCGCCACATTCTGCTTGGACAACGATAACAAATAACAAGAAGCACATCTCTTCATCCAAAACTAGTGCCAAAGCAAGGACATTACATtgtgtcaacatttttatattaacaaaCAAATTATTAGCGAAATCAAATACTAGCGACAGTTCCGCAGATATTTCGTATTAGCACATATAGCATCTCAACTGGAAAAACCGCTGCACCACCGAAGTGCTCTCAAGCGCCAACAGCTAGGCGTTTTCAGAAGAGTGCTGGTGTTTCAGCTAGCTAAAATGGCGCTGGTGGACACTCAGCTGGATATTATTAAGACCCAGTGCGAATGACGCATCATG
This window encodes:
- the exosc1 gene encoding exosome complex component CSL4, which translates into the protein MSPMKLCVPGERLCSTEDCIPGTGTYLRHGYIFASLAGYVLRKNEGEELPVISVVRETEAQLLPDVGAIVTCKVTSINPRFAKVHILYVGSTPLKDRFRGTIRKEDVRATEKDKVETYKSFRPGDIVLAKVISLGDVQSNYLLTTAENELGVVVAHSEAGAQMVPISWCEMQCPRTHAKEFRKVARVQPEYLQA